Below is a window of Paramagnetospirillum magneticum AMB-1 DNA.
TCGCCGTCCAGATGGACGAGAATGTCCTTGATGTTCATGACCCCACCCTGTGTCCGGTATCGTTGTCTTTTCCGGTCAGGATAGTTCACCCCCGGCGGAGGCGCACGTCAAGCGAAATTGCGCAAATCGGTATTGGTTTGCGTCTTTTATGACTCGCTCCAGCCGCACCCTTTCAGGACCGACAGCATGTGCTCGGGGACCGGAGCCTCGGCGGCGATGGGGGGCTTGCCCGCGTGGAAGGGCAGGACGATGCGGCGCGAATGCAGCATCAGCCGGTCGCCGGCCAGGGTGCCGGTGCCTCGGCCATAGATGGAATCGCCCACCAGGGGGTGGCCGATGGCGGCGCAATGGGCGCGGATCTGATGGGTCCGCCCGGTGAGCGGCCGGCATTCCAGCCAGGAAAGCCGCCCATCCGATCCCAGCAGCCGCCATTGGGTGACCGAGGCCAGGCCGGTGCGGTCCACCTCCATGCGCCAGCCGAACTTCTTTTCGCGCTTCTTCAGGGCATAGTCGATGACGCCCTGGTCCTCTCGCGGCTTGCCCACCACCACGGCCCAGTAGGTCTTGTCGGCCAGCCCCTTGGCGAACAGCTCGCCCAGCCCGGCCAGGGCCTTGGAGGTCCGCCCCAGCACCAGACAGCCCGAGGTCTCGCGGTCCAGGCGATGGGCCAGTTCCGGCCGCCGCTTGAGGCCGAAACTGAGCGCATCGAGGTAAAGCATCAGATGCTCGCCCCCCTTCGGCCCGGCATGCACCGCCAGCCCGGCCGGCTTGTCGATGATCAGCACGGCCGGGTCGCGGTACAGCAGGCGCGCAAGCAGATCCATGCGGGTCTAGTCCGCCACCGCCGCCGCATCCGCGTCCGCCGGGCCGGCGACGTGACCATGGGCGTGGCGCTCCTGGGCGGCTTCGCTGACGCCCCGGCGCTGGGCCGCCACGAAGGTGTAGATCACCGGCAGCACGAACAGGGTGAAGGCCGTGCCGATGCTCATGCCCGCCACGATCACCACGGCGATGGAGAAGCGTGACGCCGCTCCCGCCCCGTGGGCGAACAGCAGCGGGATCAGGCCCGCCACCATGGCCGCCGTGGTCATCAGGATGGGCCGCAACCGAAGACCGGCCGCCACCATCACCGCCTGGGCGCGGTCGAGACCCTCGGCCTCTTGGCGCTCGCGCGCCACCTCGCAGATCAGGATGCCGTGCTTGGTGATCAGGCCGATCAGGGTGACGAGGCCCACCTGGGTGTAGATGTTCATGCTGGCCACGCCGAGAGCCAGGGGGATCAGGGCGCCGCAGATGGACAGCGGCACCGAGACCATGATCACCAGCGGATCGCGGAAGCTTTCGAACTGGGCCGACAGCACCAGGAAGATGATGATCAGGGCGAAGACGAAGGTCATCGCCAGGGCGTTGCCCTCCTGCACGTATTGCCGCGACTGGCCGGCGTAATCCACCGTGGTGCCCTGGGGAAGGACTTCCTGGGCGATGGAGCGCAGCAGTTCCAGCGCCTGGCCCAGCGTCACGCCGGGCATGGGAAAGGCCTGGATGGTCACCGAGTTCAACTGGTTGAACTGGTTGAGCGACACCGGGCGCACCGACGAGCCCAGGCTGACCAGCGACGACAGCGGCACCGCCCCGCCCGAGGACGAGCGCACGTGATAGCGGCCCAACTGGGCGGGGTCGAGGCGGAATTCCCGCGGGACCTGGGGGATCACCTGATAGGAGCGGCCCTGGAGATTGACCAGATTGACGTAATTGCCGCCGGTCATGGTGCCCAGGGCGTCACCGATCTGCTGCATGGAGATGCCGTAGGCCGCCGCCTTGTCGCGGTCGATGACCACCTGGGTCTGGGGGCTTTCGATCTTCAGATCGGCATCGATGAAGGCGAACATGCCCGAGGCTTGCGCCCGCTTCATCACCTCGCCCTGAATCTCGTTGAGCTGCTGGTAATCGACGATGGAGGACAGCACGAACTGCACCGGCAGGCCGTCGACACCCGGCAGGGGCGGCGGCGGGAATACCGAGGCCTTGACCCCCGACACCTCGTTCAGGGCCTGCTGGATGGCGGCGGTCAGCGCCTTGGCCGAGAGCTTGCGGTCCTCCCAGGGGGTCAGCACCGCACCGCCGAATCCCTGGCTGATGGCGCCCATGCCGTTGATCAGGAAGGTCTCGTTGGTCTCGGGGAAGGCCTTCAGCTTGGCGGAAATCTGGTGGGAAAACGCCTCCATGAAGTCCGTATTGGCCGAGGCCGGGCCGTTATAGGCGGTGAACACCACGCCCTGGTCCTCTTCCGGCGCCAGTTCGGTGGGCACCGCCAGGAACAGGAAGGGCAGCGAACCCAGCACGATCATGGCGAAGATCAGGGTGGTCGGCCGGTCGGCCAGGGAGGCCGCCAGCCACACCTCGTATTTGGCCCGCACCCGGTCAAAGGTGCGGTCGATCAGTGCGGTCAGCCCCTTCTTGTCGTCGTCGTGCTTCAGGATCTTGGAACACATCATGGGCGACAGGGTCAGGGCGATGATGCCCGACACCACCACCGACCCGGCCAGGGTCAGGGCGAATTCCTTGAACAGGGAGCCGGTCAGCCCGCCCATGAAGGCGATGGGGGCATAGACGGCGGCCAGGGTGATGGTCATGGAGATGACCGGTCCGGCAATCTCGCGCGTGCCCACCAGGGCGGCGCGGAAGGGCGTCAGCCCCTCCTCGATATGGCGGTGGACGTTCTCCACCACCACGATGGCGTCGTCCACCACCAGGCCGATGGCCAGAACCATGGCCAGCAGGGTCAGCAGGTTGATGGAAAAGCCGAGCGACAGCAGCAGCACCGCCACGCCGATCAGCGACAGCGGCACGGTGACCACCGGAATGACCACCGAGCGCACCGAGCCCATGAAGAAGAAGATCACCACCATGACGATGATGGCGGCTTCGGCGATGGTCTTGGCCACCTCGGTGATGGCGGCGTCGATGAACAGGGTGGAATCATAGGCGATCTTGGCGGTGAGGCCGGGCGGCAACTGGGCCTGCAGGGCGGGCAGAGCCACTTCGCGCACCTCACGGATCACCGACAGGGGATTGGCTTCGGGCGTGGTGTAGATGCCCACGAAGATGGCGCGCTCGTCACCGGCGAACACGCTCATGTCGTCGTTTTCCGGCCCCAGTTCCACGCCGGCCACATCACCGAGCCGCACGAGGCGCGAGCCGTCATGCTTGATCACCAGCTGGCGGAACTCCTCGACGCTTTTCAGGTCGGTGGAGGCCTGGGTGTTGACCACGTCATAGGCGCCCTTGGTAGAGCCCGAGGCCGAGGTGAAGTTGTTGCTGGTCAGGGCTGTCTTCAGATCGTCCGGCCCCATGCCGTGCTGGGCCAGCTTTTCCGGGTCGAGCCAGACGCGCATGGAGAATTTCTGGCCGCCGTACAGTTCCGGATTGGCGACGCCGGGCACGGCGGCCAGCTTGGGCTGGACCACCCGCATGACGTAATCGGTGATCTGCTGCTGGGAGAGGCGGTCCGACGAGAAGGCGAGATAGGCCGAGGCGAAGCTTTGGCCCGTCTCCTTCTTGATGATGGAATCGTTGATGCCCTTGGGCAGCAGGCTCTTGACCTCGGCCACCTTGCTCATCACCCCGGTCATGGCGGTTTCCGGGTCGTCGTTGAGCCGGATGAAGGCCTTGACCTCGCTGACGCCCTGGATAGAGCGCGACGTCAGGTAGTTGATGCCCTCGGCCGTGGCCACCGCCTTCTGGATCGGCTGGGTGACGAAGCCCTGGATCATGTCGGCATCGGCGCCGGGAAAGGTGGTGGTGATGGTGATGACCGTGTTGGTCATCTCGGGATACTGGCGCACCGGCAGGCTCATCAGGGCGCGCAGGCCGATGAACAGGATCAGCAGGCTGACCACCGCGGCCAGTACCGGCCGCTTGATGAAGATATCGAACATCACTGCACCGTCCCGGCGGCCGCCGTCTTCAGGGGATCGCTGGCCGCCACGTGAATCAGCGAGCCGTGCTCCAGCTTGACCTGACCCGAGGTGACCACCACGTCGCCGGCGGCGACGCCCGACTTGATGACCACCAGACCGTCCTTGCGCTCGCCCAGGCTGACCACGACGCGCTCGGCCTTGGAGACCGTCTTGCCGTCGGCACCGGCTTCCTCCTTGACCACGAACACCGCGTCGCCGTGCAGGTTGTAGGCCACCGCCGAGCCCGGAACCGTCACCACCGGAGCGCCGGCGGGCCGCTCGATCTCGATGCGGGCGAACATGCCGGGACGCAGCCGCCCCTCGGCGTTGGGAAAGCGGGCCTGAACCGAAACCATGCCGGTCTTGGCATCCACCAGCGGCTCGATGGCGGCCACCTGGCCCTCGAAGGTCACGCCCGGCCAGGCGTCGGTGGTCATGCGCACCGTCTGGCCGATTCCCAGCAGGGAAAGATCCTTCTGCGACACGGTGAAGTCGCACAGCATCAGCGACAGATCCTGCAGATTGACCACCATCTGGCCCGGCTGGACATACTGGCCCAGATCGATCTTGCGCACACCCAGGCGGCCGTCGAAGGGCGCCGCGATGGTCTTCTTGGCGATCTGGGCCTGCAGCCCGCCCACCTTGGCCTGCTTGACCTTGAGTTCCGCCTCGGTCTTTTCCAGGGCTGCGACGCTGACCGTATCGGAGCGCACCAGCTTCATATTGCGGTCATGGCTGGTCTTGGCCAGGCCCAGTTCGGCCTGGGCGCTGCGCAGGTCGCCCATCTCCACGTCGGTGTCCAGTTGCACCAGCACCTGGCCCCTCTTGACGTCCTGTCCCGACTCGAAGCTGATGGCCTTGACCAGACCGGCCACCGAGCCGGAAATGTCGACGCCGTTGACCGCCTGCAGCGTGCCCACCGCCGGCACCACCACGCGCCAGTCGACCATCTGGGCCTTGGCGGTGGTCACCGAGATCACCGGCTTGGGCATGGTGGCGAAGAACTGCTTGATCATGTGGTTCTTGAAGGCGACGAAGCCGAAGACTCCTCCGAACACGATGGCAGAGCCCGCCAGCATGATGATCATCCGTTTGGCTTTCATGGCGTAGGCTCCGTTACTGCAGAAGGTCGAGGGCGTGCCGCTTGAGGCGCTCGGCCCCCTCGGCGTCGCTGAGGTTGATCCCCATCAGGCGCTGGAAATAGACGCCGTCCATGGCGGTGCAGATCAGCCCGGCCCGCTGCAGGTCGGGACTGTCGCTCTTGATGCGCTCCATCCAGCGGTCGTACATAGCCTGGATGGGGGCGACCAGGTCTGGATTAACGGTGACGGCGGCCAGCAGGGCGCCGCCCACCGGATCGAAGGCCGGGCCGTTGGGGTCGAAGCAGGCGTTCACCAGGGTCCGGGCCCAGCGATAGGGACCTTCCGGCTGATGCTCGTAATGCTCGCGGTTGAGCTGATCGCACTGGTCGATCAGACGCTGGACCATGCCGCGGATCAGATCGTCCTTGCTCTTGAAATGATAGAGAACGCCGCCCTTGCTGATGCCCGCCTCCTTGGCGGCCGCGTCCAGGGTCAGCTTGGCCACCCCCTGGTCGCGCACGATGGCCATGGCGGAATCGATGATCTTGTCGCGGGTGCTCATTGCGAATTCAGGCCCCTTACTGTACCGGCTGGACGGTATAGTAAAGTGAACTGATGAGTCCAGTCGTACGGACGCATAGGGGGGATGCGGCCGGCGCTATTCCGTTTGGGAAGTGGGGAATTGATGGGTCACGGCGCTTGGATCGGGAACAACTCCACGTGCGTTTCGGCGGTACGGCCGAAATACACGGCCCGGCGACCGGAAAAGGACACCATGTAGCCCGCACAGCCGGCCGCCCGGACTTTCTTGCAAAATCCGACATAGGTGTAGCCCGCCACCATCCCCTGTGCCTCGCGGATGGCGGCCTGAACGGCGGCCGTGTCCAGCGACGGGGCGATTGGCGTGTCATCCCGGTGGGTGGACAGCACGACACTGTCGCCGTCGGGACGGTAATAGGTGGCGCAGGCTCGCCGAAAGTCGACGGCATAGCTCTCGAAACCCTCGGCCATCAGCCTCTCCACGATCTGAGGGAAGGTCATGGCGCCACTTTCGGCTCCGTCCAGACAGGCCTGGGCCGTGGCGATCCGGCTTGCGTCCATGGTCATCTCCTCTGCATGGGGTCAGTCGACGGGCGTGGCGGTCAGGCCAAGCCGCGCCACGGTGTCCTTCAGGATAAGCTCCAAGGCCCGGCGCTCCTCCCGGGACAGATGAGCGAAACACGCGGCATCGTTCCGGTCGGCCAGGGCGGCCAATTGGGGAACGAATTCCGCCCCCCTGGCGGTCAGGCTCAGGGTTTGCGCCCGCCGGTCGTCGAGGCTGGGCCGCCGGGCGACCAAATTCTTAGCGATCAGACGATCAGCAAGCTTGGTGACGGCACCCGGCGTCAGCCCCATCCGCGCCGCCAGCCGGCCGGGGGACAAGGGGTCCTGGCCATAGAGCATGCGCATCAGCGCCCATTCCGCGACGGTCACCTCCTTTGCCGCCAGCATGCGGGCAAAGGAATGGGAGACGTGGTTGGACACCTGACGAAGCCAGTAGCCAAGGTGAGCGGTCAATTCCGAGACGGCGGGCGACATGGGCGACTCTCGATTTAATTGACTAGGAAACTACATCATTATTATCTTCCTAGTCAACAAATCTGAAGTCCCGCACCGCCCCTTGCGGCAGGACGGGCGAAAAGACCGGGGTCTATGTACGCGCGCAGGGCCGCGTCCCTTCGCGCATCCCTACTTCTTCTGCCTGGCCTTGGCGAAGGCGGCGGCGAAGGCTCCGCCGCCCTCGTCCGCCTTGGGGGCCGCCGGCTGACGCTGCTGGGCCTGGGGGGCCGGGCGACGCTCGTCGCGGCGGGGCGCATCATCCTTGCGGGCTGGGGCGGGCTGGGCGTCCATGCGCATGGACAGGGCGATGCGGCTCCGCTTGATGTCCACTTCCAGCACCTTGACCTTGACCAGATCGCCGGGCTTGACCACCTCGTGGGGGTCCTTGACGAAGCGATCGGCCAGCACCGAGATATGGACCAGGCCATCCTGGTGCACGCCGATATCCACGAAGGCGCCGAAATTGGTGACGTTGGTCACCACGCCCTCCAGGATCATGCCGGGCTTCAGGTCGTTCAGGGTCTCGACCCCTTCCTTGAAGGCGGCGGTCTTGAACTCGGGGCGCGGATCGCGGCCGGGCTTTTCCAGCTCTTTCAGGATGTCCTTGACCGTGGGCTCGCCGAAGCGCTCGTCGGTGAACTCCTTGGGGTCGAGGGAGCGGATGAACGAGGAATCGCCGATCAGCGCCTTGACCGGGCGGCCGGTGGCCTTGACGATGCGCTCGACCACCGGATAGGCCTCGGGGTGCACCGCAGAGGAATCCAGAGGATTGACGCCGCCCACCACCCGCAGGAAGCCGGCCGCCTGTTCGAAGGCCTTGGCGCCCAGGCGCTCCACCTGCTTCAAGGCCTCGCGCGAGGCGAAGGGGCCGAAGCGGTCGCGGAATTCCACCACGTTGCGGGCCACGGTGGGGGAAAGCCCGGCCACCCGGGCCAGCAGCGGCGCCGAGGCGGTATTGACCTCGACGCCCACGGCGTTGACGCAATCCTCCACCACGGCGTCGAGGGAGCGGCCCAGCTTCACCTGATCCACGTCGTGCTGGTACTGGCCGACGCCGATGGCCTTGGGGTCGATCTTGACCAGCTCGGCCAGCGGGTCCTGCAGGCGCCGGGCGATGGACACCGCGCCGCGCAGGGAGACGTCGAGATCGGGGAATTCCTTGGCGGCCAGTTCCGACGCCGAATAGACCGAGGCGCCGGCCTCGCTGACCACCAGCTTTTCCAGCCCCAGATCGGGGTGGCGCTTCATCACGTCGATGACCAGGCGATCGGTCTCGCGCGAGGCTGTGCCGTTGCCGATGGCCACCAGCTTGATGCCGTGCTTGCGGGCCAGATGGGCGATGGCCGCCACCGAGCCCTGCCAGTCGTTCCTGGGCTGGTGGGGATAGATGGTGGCGGTCTCCACCACCTTGCCGGTGGCGTCGGTCACCGCCACCTTGACGCCGGTGCGGATGCCGGGGTCGAGGCCGATGCAGTTCCGGGCTCCGGCCGGGGCCTGCAGCAGCAGGGCGCGCAGGTTGCGGGCGAAGACGTTGATGGCCTCGGCCTCGGCCGCCTCGCGCAGGCGGCTCATCAGCTCTAACTCCAAATGCAGATGTATCTTGATGCGCCAGGCCCAGCGCACCGTCTCGGCCAGCCAGGAATCGGCGGGACGCTTCAGGTCGCGGACGGAAAAGCGCCGGGCGATGCGCGCCTCGAACTCGCCGGGGCCTTGGGAAACCGTGCCGTCCGGCCGTGCCGCCTCGTCGGGAGTCAGCAGTTTCAGATTCAGAACGTTTTCGTTGCGCCCCCGGAACAGCGCCAGGGCGCGATGGGACGGAATAGCCTTGATGGCCTCGCGGTAGTCGAAATAGTCGGAGAATTTGGCCCCCGCCTCGGACTTGCCCTCGGCCACCGTCGAGATCAGCACACCGCCATCCCACAGGGCGTCGCGCAGGTTACCCAGCAGTTCGGCATCCTCGGCGAAGCGCTCCATCAGGATCTGGCGCGCCCCGTCCAGGGCGGCCTTGACGTCGGCGACGCCCTTCTCGGCATCCACATAGGGCTCGGCGGCCTGCTCGGGAACCAGGGCGGGATCGGCCAGCAGCGCGTCGGCCAGGGGCTCTAGACCCGCCTCGCGGGCGATCTGGGCCTTGGTGCGGCGCTTGGGCTTGTAGGGCAGGTACAGATCTTCCAGCCGCGCCTTGCTGTCGGCCTCGCCGATCTGGCCCGCCAGGTCCGGGGTCAGCTTGCCCTGCTCCTCGATGGAGCGAAGAATGGCCGCCCGGCGGTCTTCCAGTTCGCGCAGATAGCCCAGGCGCTCTTCCAGATTGCGCAGCTGGGTGTCGTCCAGGCCGTCGGTGGCCTCCTTGCGATAGCGGGCGATGAACGGCACCGTCGCGCCTTCGTCCAGCATCTGGACCGTCGCCGCCACCTGCGAGGGCTTGACCCCCAGTTCAAGGGCGATGCGGTTGGTGATGGCGGCCAGGGTCGCGACGGGAAGGGACAGGGTCATGCTTGCTCACGCTCGGTTGCGACAAGAAGGTGGGGTGTAGCCAAATTTCGGACCGCTGTCACGACCGGAGATGTGCGACAACCCTTAAGGCGCCATACGCAATATCACTAATGCCATTTGAGGGAGTACGGTGACGGATCGTGACGCCAAAATGAACGTGTGTGAGAAGAAAAAACGAGTTGTTTCAAGCGTTTGACAGATAGCTTTCCGATGATTATCTCTCCAGAAGCGACGTGGCGTCGTAGGTGGAGGCCCCCATGTTCCTATGGAATATGTCCCTGGAAACCGGCATCGAAGCTGTTGATCAGGGCCGCAAGCGCATGCTGGGCGCCATGGCGGATTTTTTTCAAGGCATGGACGATCCCAGTCTCGGTCAACAGACGCTGGCGGCCCGGACCGGGGCGATTTTCAATGCCATGAAGGCGGCCTTTGCCGCCGAAAACGCCTACCTGATCGAGCGAGATGCCCCCGACCTGGAACGGCACCAAGCCAACCACGCCGCCCTCTCGGCCGCCTTCGTCGATCTGTGCCGCAAGCTGATTCCCAAGATCAAGACTCACAAGCAGGCACAGCAATGCTGCCTGGAAATCTACCAGTTGGTCGATGAGGCCATCTTCCACCACATCACCAAGGAAGTGGCCAGTTACCGCACCTTGGCCCGCACGCCGGTCAAGAAGGCGGGGTAGGCGTTTTCTCGTCCGCCTCGTCGCTCTCGACCATCAGGCGGATTTTGGCCGCCATCTCCGCCTCCATGCGGGCTTCCCTTTCGGCCTCGCTTTCGGCATGGATTTGGGGCGCCGAGGTGATTTCAGCCAACGGCATCGGGTCCCGCTGCACGTCCAGGCGGAAGGATCCCCCCATCATCCGGGACACTTCGTCCAGGGACAGCGGTTCGTGAAACCGGCACCCCGCCAGCCCACCACCGGCCCACATCACCGTCGCCGGCATCACGGACAAGTCATCGCGGATGATGATATCGCAGGGAACGGGCAGAATCGCCGCCATGGCCAGTTCCGCATCGTCGAAACGCAGCTTCAAGCCACCGCGGGATACGTCCAGCAGAACGGCACGGCTTTCCCGGCCCATCAGGGTGCAGCGACATTCCGCACTGCTGCGCAGGCGGGTAAATTCGCGCCGGTTGCCATGCTGCCCCTGGTCATCGGATGCCATGACCATGCCCCATAAGCGTTTCACCGGCCCCCATGATATGTCACGAAATCGGCAATGAATAGCCGGAACGCGGCGCGGCCCCTTCCGTCATGCCGCCGGCGGCGGCCGTTCCGCCTCTGGCTCGGGCGGCGGCACCAGTTGCAGGCGGAAATGTCCGGTCATCACGCGCACCACGTCATCCAGGGACAGGTGCTGATAGAAGCGACAGCCGGCCAGCCCAGCACTGGCCCACATGATGGTCGCATGCATCTTCGAATACTGGTCGGCGACGACCATGTCGCGCGGCAGCGGGGTCATGGCGGCCATGGCGGCATCAGCGAGGTCGAATCGCAGCTTGAACCCGCCGCGGGACGCATCCAGCAAATAAGCACGGCTTTCCATGCCATCGAGCACAAAGGTGCACTCGGTACCGCATCGCTGCCTGGGAAACAGCCTTTTGTTGTCCTCGGCCGCGCCTTTATCGAGTGCCATGGCACCCTCCCGCCTATCCTCTTAACCCCTTGATATTATGGCGCACGGATTAATAAGTTTCCATAAACAAAGCCCCCGGCTCCCCCCTTGGCAGGAAGGGAACCGGGGGCCCGATGTCGTCTCAGGCTATTAGAACTTCACGACCAGCGAGGTCTCGCCCAGCAGCCAGGTCTTGTTCATGGGCAGGTTGGCATTGCTGAAGCTGTTGGCGCTCAGGTTCTGCTTGTAGCCATGCCCGGCCTTGGCGGCACCGAAGGCGGCGGACAAGGCGACGTTGTCGCTGATGGCCCACTCGGCGGCCACATCGATTTCACGCGCCAGATCGTCCGAGGTGACGGCGGTGCCCAACTGCTGCTTGGCATCGTACTTGTAGTTAAAGGCCAGCACGCTGAGCTTCAGATCGTCACGGGGATTCACGCTGAAGGTCAGCTGGTGAATGTTGACGTTGGAGTTGGAGATCACGTAGTTGCCGACGATCTCGCCGATGAACCAAGTGCCGAAGCCGCGGGTGATGGCGTTGTAGAAGAAGGGATCATAGGCCTCCTTCTTGTCGTCGCCGGGGTTCTTGTCGCCCGAGAAATGGGCATAGCGGTAGGACAGCTTGGGGGTCCACATCACGTCCGACAATTGGTAGCCCGGCTCGATGTAGTAGGCGTTGGCGTCGACCTTGGCGTTGGCCGTGTTGTTATTCTCCTTCACGGCATTGCCGTACAGGGAGAAGTCCGGCAGGAACGGCAGCGGATTGCCGCCGACGTGGAAGGAGAACACGGTCATGCCGTCACGGGCCGACGACAGGGTGTTGGTGACGGTGGAGTTGGTGATGCCGCTATGGCCGAATCCATAGACGCCACGGCTGTCGGCCGAGGCCACCCGGAAGACGGTCATGCCGCCGTACCACTTGCGGTCGGCATAGTTGGAGGCGCCGTCGGGAGCGGGCTTGCCCTCGACCTGATCGACATTGCCGAACAGTTCGATATTGCCACCAATAACCTTGGTCTTGGCGTTCTCGTACAGGCCCGGCGACATCACGCTGTTGGAGGCGTTGTTCTGCAGGTAGAACACGTCACCACGCACATTGCCCGAAGACAGCTTGGCCACGCCGGTCTGGGCGAAGGCGGTCCGGGACTGGGTCCAGAACATGCCGCGCGAGCCGATGTTGTTGGTGCCGTTGCTGATCAGGAAGCCATCGGCGACTCGGAAGCTCTGACGGCCGCCCGACAGGTCCAGGCCATTCTCGTCCAGGCCCAGGCCCTCCAGGGTCTTGCCCGACTTCCAGCCGGCGTACAGGTTCTCCAGCTCGAGCATCCACTGGTGGCCGTAGGTAGTTGAAATCAGCGAAGGCTCGCCATGGCCGCCGGTCATGGTGAACTGGCCGCTGACATCGCCGTAGAACGTGCCATAAGCCTCGGTCTCGTAGGAGGCCTTCAGCTCGGGGTGCAGGAACGTCTCGGTCCAGTTGTTGTGACCGGTGACGCGCTTGCCCGGCGAGCCGGCATTGTTGTTGTACGAACCGACACCGAACTGAGAGCCCGGGGTGGTGAACAGGGTAACGCCGCCGGTGAAGGCGCCGTCAATCTTCAGGCCACCCTGCTCGTAGAGCGAGAAATCGGCGGAAGCCGGCGAGGCCGCAAGGCCCAGAACCGCCGAGAGAATCGCGCCCGAAATCAGGGAACGGCTGCGAAGATCGTGTCCAAACATATTTGACCCCCTTGGTGATCTGTCAGAGTTGCCGGGAATAACGCAACCCTCGTGCCAAAACTCGTTTGCCCAAAACGCAGGGTCTTCGCGCTTTTCCGCGCCGGCCGACTGCTGAATTCGTAAGCAACACCGTCATACATGAGTGATTATTGGGCAGGCAACCCAATTTCAGGGTCATACCGCTGACGGCGTGAGCAATGCGCCGCACCGTTGCCAAAAAGCAACGCTTGTCGCAAACACGACCATGGAATGGGAAGGAAATGGCCACCGCCCGGCCAGGGCCGGGCGGTGGCATGGCGCGACCTCACCCGACGTGAGTGTGGTTCTCCACGTAAACGTGGGTATCGCCGTTGGAGTACTGGGTATAGCTGTCGTGCTGCCCGTTGACCGTCAGTTCGGCGGTGCCATTGGCCTGCCAGCCGCTGCCCGCCAGGGTGACGCTGTTCCCGCCGATGACCACCAGGGCATTGCCCGTGCCGGTC
It encodes the following:
- a CDS encoding Tex family protein, whose product is MTLSLPVATLAAITNRIALELGVKPSQVAATVQMLDEGATVPFIARYRKEATDGLDDTQLRNLEERLGYLRELEDRRAAILRSIEEQGKLTPDLAGQIGEADSKARLEDLYLPYKPKRRTKAQIAREAGLEPLADALLADPALVPEQAAEPYVDAEKGVADVKAALDGARQILMERFAEDAELLGNLRDALWDGGVLISTVAEGKSEAGAKFSDYFDYREAIKAIPSHRALALFRGRNENVLNLKLLTPDEAARPDGTVSQGPGEFEARIARRFSVRDLKRPADSWLAETVRWAWRIKIHLHLELELMSRLREAAEAEAINVFARNLRALLLQAPAGARNCIGLDPGIRTGVKVAVTDATGKVVETATIYPHQPRNDWQGSVAAIAHLARKHGIKLVAIGNGTASRETDRLVIDVMKRHPDLGLEKLVVSEAGASVYSASELAAKEFPDLDVSLRGAVSIARRLQDPLAELVKIDPKAIGVGQYQHDVDQVKLGRSLDAVVEDCVNAVGVEVNTASAPLLARVAGLSPTVARNVVEFRDRFGPFASREALKQVERLGAKAFEQAAGFLRVVGGVNPLDSSAVHPEAYPVVERIVKATGRPVKALIGDSSFIRSLDPKEFTDERFGEPTVKDILKELEKPGRDPRPEFKTAAFKEGVETLNDLKPGMILEGVVTNVTNFGAFVDIGVHQDGLVHISVLADRFVKDPHEVVKPGDLVKVKVLEVDIKRSRIALSMRMDAQPAPARKDDAPRRDERRPAPQAQQRQPAAPKADEGGGAFAAAFAKARQKK
- a CDS encoding PilZ domain-containing protein, coding for MASDDQGQHGNRREFTRLRSSAECRCTLMGRESRAVLLDVSRGGLKLRFDDAELAMAAILPVPCDIIIRDDLSVMPATVMWAGGGLAGCRFHEPLSLDEVSRMMGGSFRLDVQRDPMPLAEITSAPQIHAESEAEREARMEAEMAAKIRLMVESDEADEKTPTPPS
- a CDS encoding PilZ domain-containing protein gives rise to the protein MALDKGAAEDNKRLFPRQRCGTECTFVLDGMESRAYLLDASRGGFKLRFDLADAAMAAMTPLPRDMVVADQYSKMHATIMWASAGLAGCRFYQHLSLDDVVRVMTGHFRLQLVPPPEPEAERPPPAA
- a CDS encoding alginate export family protein; translation: MFGHDLRSRSLISGAILSAVLGLAASPASADFSLYEQGGLKIDGAFTGGVTLFTTPGSQFGVGSYNNNAGSPGKRVTGHNNWTETFLHPELKASYETEAYGTFYGDVSGQFTMTGGHGEPSLISTTYGHQWMLELENLYAGWKSGKTLEGLGLDENGLDLSGGRQSFRVADGFLISNGTNNIGSRGMFWTQSRTAFAQTGVAKLSSGNVRGDVFYLQNNASNSVMSPGLYENAKTKVIGGNIELFGNVDQVEGKPAPDGASNYADRKWYGGMTVFRVASADSRGVYGFGHSGITNSTVTNTLSSARDGMTVFSFHVGGNPLPFLPDFSLYGNAVKENNNTANAKVDANAYYIEPGYQLSDVMWTPKLSYRYAHFSGDKNPGDDKKEAYDPFFYNAITRGFGTWFIGEIVGNYVISNSNVNIHQLTFSVNPRDDLKLSVLAFNYKYDAKQQLGTAVTSDDLAREIDVAAEWAISDNVALSAAFGAAKAGHGYKQNLSANSFSNANLPMNKTWLLGETSLVVKF